A single genomic interval of Rhodothermales bacterium harbors:
- a CDS encoding tryptophan--tRNA ligase, producing MTVVSGIQPSGTLHIGNYFGALRQHIVLHTRQDAYYFIVNYHALTSVHDREALSTYTL from the coding sequence GTGACCGTCGTATCCGGCATTCAACCGTCGGGTACGCTTCACATCGGCAACTATTTCGGAGCCCTTCGACAGCACATCGTGCTGCATACACGGCAAGATGCGTACTACTTCATTGTCAACTACCACGCTCTCACCAGTGTGCACGATCGCGAGGCCCTGAGCACGTACACGCTC